From the genome of Tachysurus vachellii isolate PV-2020 chromosome 2, HZAU_Pvac_v1, whole genome shotgun sequence, one region includes:
- the haspin gene encoding uncharacterized protein haspin, which yields MSVFGQSKPTYLKTYGKQKRKVDQWFSPDLRKKAFSFSSTPSSDQSIPELTSKTRKTTKTKKSTASTSCRNLRTAKRKAMEALKELASDEESLLIPRTSHRRKPSTKLIKKTVVTSSSPGIHEFSSSNEEHASQYTVRMRKKPPRLSNSENESDAFLTKNICSNAFRKRAANVKRVTHGESVALPNVDRFVTHRKRQLPVQPTKHTFEQSLGISSDTLNTSKDFISGVPSFSHPVTNCKQSLTQQESDTKPSVMLHSGVRRHPGRVLCEVSFNDVEERMTSCKRPLLCSTPSLVSKRSLRCLEPSFSEISSFSCDELDKPPPQNESTANDLMSKPWNHGTLQKSKQRENRTPKVTTVQQMEKHVSAQSKLGLEKDQTCSSTEIVSTLPHLKQLKEQSVIILEEPDGLDIFSRDNGKQTGLEAGPATPEVAMPSCNAKRTCHMSLDNPMSNASTQALNLSSLSPSSVSSLSSISAPPVYEVSSSLLTQIDHLKVKCTLSRLTVRLQRLEPRTVLQTRQETTETHKGQVAASHSLEIKRGRNSRNLNFPCLRDTESGVQSSVSELQTEGPVQQMSASFKLPATSPEPIKAPSKMTAAKELSGLCTSRKVCVSGLNSSRWSKRGVGEHNRKRRQNESWTKPGDCSSSDVLLTGADSYMGESAWLQSSRVIGLPKTPLRAELLNLSSFLTSFTPDSLTTHTWGRLKAALSIHKKKTAFPTPRRLALSNLKHSQLADASLELFGTPAPNQVSSHLLRSSVSHASMLSFSEDISDAEKVYQECQQEGPLCFDDCIPPECMKHCIKIGEGTFGEVFSMVNTASQTVALKIIPVEGQQKVNGEPQKSCGEVLHEIIISKELSALNSKEHNKTNGFIGLIDLHCVRGCYPSALLKAWDQFDQEKGSENDRPDFFGKEQLFLILEFEFGGSDLENMNGKLTSMAQAKSVLHQVTAALAVAEEALCFEHRDLHWGNILVKNTKEKRNQFILNGSAYTIETRGVHVNIIDYSLSRLEIDGLTVSCDITNEEELFMGQGDYQFEIYRLMKKENNNCWADYNPHSNVLWLHYLADKLLTMKYRNKPHTSQQKALKNSIKSFFSEILNYHSAKDVLLHAALFQ from the exons ATGAGCGTGTTCGGTCAAAGTAAACCGACTTATTTGAAGACCTATGGCAAACAGAAGCGAAAGGTGGATCAGTGGTTCTCTCCTGACTTGAGAAAGAAAGCATTCTCCTTCTCCAGTACACCATCATCTGATCAGTCTATCCCAGAGCTCACCTCCAAAACACG AAAAACTACCAAGACCAAAAAAAGCACAGCTTCAACAAGTTGTAGGAATTTGCGCACGGCAAAAAGAAAAGCTATGGAAGCCTTGAAAGAGCTGGCAAGCGACGAGGAAAGCCTTTTAATTCCAAGAACATCTCACAG GAGGAAACCAAGCACCAAATTAATTAAGAAGACTGTGGTCACAAGCAGTTCACCAGGCATACATGAGTTCTCTTCCAGTAATGAGGAACATGCCAGTCAGTACACAGTGAGGATGAGGAAAAAACCTCCACGTCTTAGCAACAGCGAGAATGAGAGTGACGCTTTTCTCACAAAGAATATATGTTCAAATGCCTTTAGGAAGAGAGCTGCTAATGTCAAACGTGTAAC GCACGGCGAGTCAGTTGCTCTACCCAACGTGGACAGGTTTGTCACACATCGCAAGAGACAACTCCCCGTGCAACCTACAAAGCACACTTTTGAGCAGAGT CTTGGGATTTCCAGCGACACCTTGAACACATCAAAAGACTTTATTAGTGGCGTTCCTTCATTTTCTCATCCTGTGACGAATTGCAAACAGTCTCTCACTCAGCAGGAGTCTGACACTAAGCCGTCTGTCATGTTACACAGTGGCGTGCGCAGACATCCAGGCAGAGTTTTATGCGAAGTCTCATTTAATGATGTTGAGGAACGGATGACATCCTGTAAACGCCCGCTGCTGTGCAGTACCCCGTCCCTGGTCTCTAAACGAAGTCTGCGCTGTCTTGAGCCTTCTTTTAGTGAGATCTCATCCTTTAGCTGTGACGAGTTGGACAAGCCTCCTCCACAAAACGAAAGCACAGCCAACgatctaatgagcaagccgtgGAACCATGGCACACTGCAGAAGAGCAAACAACGTGAAAATCGCACCCCAAAAGTTACGACGGTGCAACAGATGGAGAAGCATGTAAGTGCACAATCAAAGCTGGGACTGGAGAAAGATCAGACATGCTCAAGTACTGAGATTGTGTCTACACTGCCACACCTGAAGCAGTTGAAGGAGCA GTCTGTTATTATTCTGGAGGAGCCGGATGGTCTGGACATATTTTCAAGAGATAATGGGAAACAAACGGGATTGGAGGCAGGTCCTGCGACCCCAGAGGTTGCTATGCCAAGCTGCAATGCCAAGAGAACTTGTCACATGTCTTTAGATAATCCAATGTCTAATGCTAGTACTCAAGCTCTAAATTTATCCTCACTCAGCCCATCTTCTGTTTCATCTCTTTCTTCTATCTCTGCACCTCCAGTTTATGAGGTCAGTAGTTCACTCCTAACACAAATCGATCACCTTAAGGTGAAGTGCACGTTGTCTCGTCTCACTGTCCGCCTCCAGCGTCTGGAACCGAGGACCGTCCTCCAAACCCGTCAGGAGACAACAGAGACGCATAAGGGGCAGGTGGCTGCTTCTCATTCTTTAGAAATCAAAAGAGGTCGAAATTCCAGGAACTTGAATTTTCCCTGCTTGAGGGACACTGAATCAGGAGTGCAATCATCTGTCAGTGAGTTACAGACCGAAGGACCAGTTCAGCAGATGTCTGCCTCCTTCAAGCTGCCTGCGACCTCACCTGAACCTATTAAAGCTCCCAGTAAAATGACAGCAGCAAAAGAACTTAGCGGGCTTTGTACCAGccgtaaagtgtgtgtgagcggccTGAATTCTAGCCGGTGGTCAAAGAGAGGCGTAGGTGAGCATAACAGAAAGCGGAGGCAGAATGAATCTTGGACTAAACCAGGAGACTGCTCATCCAGTGACGTGCTACTCACTGGAGCTGATTCATACATGGGG GAATCTGCTTGGCTGCAGAGCAGCAGAGTGATTGGATTGCCTAAAACACCTCTTCGTGCAGAACTGCTGAACCTCTCCTCCTTTCTGACCAGCTTCACTCCAGACTcgctcacaacacacacctggGGTCGTCTCAAAGCTGCATTGTCTATACACAAAAAGAAGACAG CATTCCCAACCCCCCGACGACTGGCACTATCCAATCTCAAGCACTCACAGCTAGCAGACGCCAGTCTAGAACTGTTTGGCACACCAGCACCTAATCAGGTTTCCTCTCACCTGCTTCGGTCCAGCGTAAGCCATGCGTCCATG CTTTCTTTCAGTGAAGACATCAGTGATGCTGAGAAAGTGTATCAGGAGTGTCAACAAGAAGGACCCCTTTGCTTTGATGATTGCATCCCTCCAGAATGCATGAAACACTGCATTAAGATTGGAGAGGGCACGTTTGGAGAAGTGTTCTCCATGGTCAACACTGCCTCTCAGACCGTAGCTCTTAAA atTATTCCAGTCGAAGGCCAACAGAAAGTCAATGGTGAACCACAGAAATCATGTGGTGAAGTTCTTCATGAAATCATTATTTCGAA GGAACTAAGTGCACTCAACTCCAAGgagcacaacaaaacaaatggttTCATCGGCCTCATTGA TCTTCACTGTGTGCGTGGATGCTATCCCAGTGCTCTGCTCAAAGCTTGGGACCAGTTCGACCAAGAAAAAGGATCTGAGAACGACAGACCTG attTCTTTGGCAAGGAGCAGCTCTTTCTGATCCTGGAGTTTGAGTTTGGGGGCAGTGATTTGGAGAATATGAATGGAAAA ctcacaTCTATGGCCCAAGCTAAAAGTGTGCTGCACCAGGTTACTGCTGCATTGGCTGTTGCTGAAGAGGCACTTTGCTTTGAACACAG AGACCTGCATTGGGGAAATATTCtggttaaaaatacaaaagagaaGCGGAATCAGTTTATTCTGAACGGCTCAGCGTACACTATAGAGACACGAGGAGTTCACGTTAACATTATAGACTATTCACTCTCACGGCTCGAGATtg ATGGCCTAACGGTGTCCTGTGATATAACGAATGAAGAAGAGTTATTCATGGGTCAGGGTGACTATCAATTTGAAATCTACCGCCTGATGAAGAAGGAGAACAA taACTGCTGGGCAGACTATAACCCTCACTCCAATGTGCTGTGGCTACACTATCTGGCAGATAAGCTTTTGACTATGAAGTACAGGAACAAGCCACACACCAGCCAGCAGAAGGCCTTGAAGAACAGCATCAAGTCCTTTTTCTCTGAGATACTCAACTACCATTCAGCCAAAGATGTCCTCTTGCACGCCGCTCTGTTTCAGTGA